The Monomorium pharaonis isolate MP-MQ-018 chromosome 5, ASM1337386v2, whole genome shotgun sequence genome includes a window with the following:
- the LOC105834401 gene encoding uncharacterized protein LOC105834401 produces MCSLIPKLQPTFRSKIPPKNQIAALLTAIAVVVNHICSYFLMKGHNKRRLSDSSEKSLDRLSEALGEPITVNLSPFIPPVPPPLDKSALFGNLLATQLQDVDPNFLDDTTLQIMQLVNTVKRRK; encoded by the exons ATGTGCAGCTTGATACCGA AACTACAACCAACATTTCGATCGAAAATACCGCCGAAGAATCAGATTGCAGCATTATTGACAGCAATAGCAGTGGTCGTCAATCACATATGTAGTTATTTTCTTATGAAAG GTCACAATAAGAGACGCTTGAGTGATTCTAGTGAGAAATCTTTGGATCGATTATCAGAAGCTCTCGGGGAACCAATTACGGTCAACCTATCACCGTTCATACCTCCTGTGCCACCACCGCTTGACAAATCAGCATTATTCGGTAATCTCCTTGCTACCCAACTTCAAGATGTGGATCCTAATTTTTTGGACGACACTACGTTGCAAATAATGCAACTCGTAAATACTGTAAAGCgaaggaaataa
- the LOC105834419 gene encoding protein ALP1-like translates to MGKAFDEGRMNIPQPAAVGEEGLILPYCLVGDEAFLLKPYLLRPYPGRGLTPKQDVYNYRLSRARRTIENTFGILASQWRVYRKPIIAAPENAKQMVPFVCIIDFVDRILT, encoded by the coding sequence ATGGGGAAAGCGTTCGATGAAGGCCGAATGAATATTCCACAGCCAGCAGCAGTTGGAGAAGAAGGCCTGATTTTACCATACTGTCTTGTGGGAGACGAAGCTTTCCTCTTAAAGCCATACTTGCTTCGCCCATATCCAGGTAGAGGACTTACACCAAAACAAGACGTGTACAATTATCGTCTCAGTCGTGCAAGACGGACAATTGAAAACACATTTGGTATACTAGCCAGTCAATGGAGAGTATATAGAAAACCAATAATCGCCGCTCCTGAAAACGCAAAACAGATGGTTCCATTTGTTTGCATAATTGATTTCGTCGACAGGATATTGACGTAA